The window CTACCAAAAGGTGGCTGAACTTGTACATGAAACGGTTCTTTCGGCCGGCCGCCCATTGGAGGCAACATTTCGCAACAAAGCCCACTCCTTGTCTTGCTTCTTTACCCCGGACAGGTGCCCACCTTGGcccctcctcgcctccaTGTTCCCCCGCAGTCTAACGATAATTCAGGCCATCTCTCCGGGTTGCATGACGGATTGTCGCTAGCCCTAACAACGGGAGTACGAAGTACGAGCTGGTTACGAGGCAAAGTCACGCAGCTTGCTCCCGCTGCGAGACGAGGACTAAGACGAACTGAGACGGATATATCAACAAAGTCCGCCTCCTGGCTGTATCTAAACAGAAGGCGGCCCCATTAGTTTGCCCGACTAACAAAGCCCAACTGGTGGCTGCGGAATGGGCAAGTGTTCTAGGGCTATCAAATTCATTACGTGGACACTTGTATGCGGAAGTggcctttttccttttattgACCTGTGTCGCGATGTGTAAAGGGCGTGACCGTCCGGAAACTTGTTTGGGTTCGCCGTCTTTGTTTGTCTGCCGCCCCCATTACTAGCAGAAACTAGGGCACCAATTGCCAAAAGCGGATCAACCGGTGTAAACTCCTCGAACTCCTTGAAGTTCAATTCTTAGCGAGCCAAAGTCAACCTGAGAATGTACAGTACTTACAGGCAGAAGGCTAAAAGAGCGAAAGAAGCGCCCTGTTGCTACTAGACTATTAGCCACCCCAACATTGTTACTGCATGTCTAGACTAAACAGCCCATCTTGATGAATTTCGTCGGCAAGCTCTCTTGGCCAGATCGCCCGTGGAATTTACCCCGTACTGCGGAATGGTGGATGTGTGGGGAGACCCTTGTCCGTTGTGCTGAACCTCACCTCATCTCATTCCCCCCACACAAACCCCAAGACAAACTCCAGGTTCTCGCAGTTGTCTATCTGATAGTTTAATTCCGTTGAGTCCAACGGGCTTGACCGTTTGTGCTAAACGACATTTGGTCCACCCCCGCGTTTCTGGCGAGCCAACGGACGTCTGCCTGGTTCCGCTGACTTGTGGACTTGTGTGGTTGATTGGAGGCAAGGCATCACCAATCCATGACTCATGGGGAAGTTGTTCGACAGCCACCAGACACTAGAGAAATCTGAGCCGAGGCACGTCTCCATCAAAAATGAGGAGAAGCAGTCTAGCCAGCTTCCTTCCCGGGGCTATTGCCGAGCAGCGCTTCAATTTTAAAGCCACTGGCGTTTTTTTCGTCaacttcattctctttgtTTTCCACGCCAAAATAAAAAACGAACCATCCCATCTTGAACGCTGAAGCGTGGCGTTTCTTTCCGGCAATGCAGCCAAGATATCTTGGCCAGCCAGTAACGAGTTTCGCCAAGTCGGGACGCCGCCGAACGACAACGACTAGCCACCGGTCTCCGAATCTTTCGTACGATTGACGAGTTTCTCAGTCTTTGGGTGCGACCAATCAGCGTCGACCGGACCGCTCTCGGGGAAAGCAGCTCGTCTCGTGCGACGGAGACTTTTTGGGCCGATTTTCTCCTAGGACGAGCATGAACTAGGCTGGACGGCATTGTGCAAGGGCGTACGAGTAGACTCTTTTTTAGATCGGACTTAGGGATCAGCTCAAAAAGCAAACCGTGATTTCTCTATTCGGTTTCTTAATCCTGCGTTCACCGATATGCGATGAAGCCACCACGATAATTCCGCGGATCTGGTGTCGAAAAGCCGCGGCTGGCTGTCTTTCAAAGAGGGGGAAAATTCCCTATATCAGCCGTTTTGGGGTCATACGTGGCTGCGCCTCTAAATAAAGGTAAATAAAAAGGGCACTAATATAGCTGAACCGCGGTTGAAGGAATGATACCCTTGGTTGGCTTGCATGAACCAGCTAGGCATAGCACTGTCATCAAACTACATGTATTGTGTTGCAGCCGGGATATCACGATCAACAGCCATGTTGATGGACCTGCATGCGCCGTCGCCCGTGTAACTCGTCTAATTAACTTTGTCTAGAGCTGATGAGGCTTCGTTGAGATTGCAACTCTGCATCGCTGCACCAATCAGCAGACGGCGATATCGTTGCATATCATCCTTGTCATGTTCGCAGCTCAGTTGCTGAGCTTCACTAGGATCAGCCAAACGATGGCGTTCATCTTTAACAAGTCACACAGCCGAGTTACGCGGTAGAAGGATCACCCGTGATATCGTAGAATATTGGCTGTATTACTGTCTGAAATTACAAAAGATTATATACGAAAGATTATACGACTACAAACACGCTGGTTCAATAAGCTAATATGATCCTGCAGATCTTTGACTCCTCAGTCTGTCCTTCTGTCCAATCTACTTCCCCGAAGCCGGCACGAAGAAGGGTTTTCTTCCAATCACTCACATCCATAGTAGCATGGTCTCTGCCATCATTGAAGAGCCACCATCCATCTAACTGTCCAAAAATGACATCAAGGAGATAGTAATTCCTCCAAGTGTATTCCACAAGAGTGAGGAATCCACCTGGGCGTAGCAGTTGGCGAGCATTCGATGAACTCTTGCAAACATCAGGAGTTGCATGCATGACGTTTGTCGCAATGATCATGTCAAAATAGCCCTTTATATCCGCAGAAGGGTCTTGCGTTATGTCAAGGGTTCTGAATTTAACAAACGTGTGCTCTCGTAGTTTGGATTTAGCTGCTGTAAtaaaagaagacgaaataTCCGTAAAAGTATACTCGACAGAGATGCCAAGCTGAGCAAACGCGTTGACTGCGGGAAGAGTAGTCCCACAGGTGCCCCCTCCGATTTCCAGCACCCGGACAGTCTGGCGTAGTGTCTGTGAGCCGAAACATGTCTTGATAAAGCTCACAAGCTGCTGAGATACAGAAGCCTGTATGGGGGCGATGAGGTACTGGTCTGCCATCAACTTGCGCTTTTCCGGGCTACCAAAAAGCAATACAAGTGGATCCAACTCGCCAGAGAGACACTCATCCAACTTGGAGCCAACAACGTGGAGAAGCTTGTGTTCAGGTGCAAATTGCGGAAACTCAGCAATTATCCGGTCATATCTCTCGGATGATGTTGGTTGAAGAGCCACAGCTTTGGACGTACGAACCCAGTCGTTATGAACTTGAGTGAGGAGACCATCATCCCGAAGAGCGCGCATTAACTGAGccatgagcttctcgttTCTTGGTAAGTGGGGTATATCCGGAATCTTCTGGCCGGCGTTGATGGCGGAGAGGTCGCACCCAAGCTTGGCAAATGCCTCAGTGATGTAGGCAACAATCAGGCTCGCTTGAGAAGGGTGGATTTCTGAGCAGAACTTGTCACATCCTGTTTCTTGGGCAATGACATCGAATTCTTCACGTATTAGGTCGAAAGCTTTGTGAGCTGCAGTGGATAGTTCCTTGGTTGGCCGTGGATCCTCATGCCCTGAAAGCTTCATGCTAGACGTCGCGGAAGTTAGTGTTGTGTTCTTGGATCCAGTCGTATCTGGAACATCAGATGGAGATCTTGAACTAACATCCGAATTGTAAGAGAAGCCGCTTGTTCGGTCCGCAATGAGTTTGCATAAAGCGCCGACATTGTGGGCACTCTCAAATTCCCGCACGCCGATTTTGATAGAGAAGACTTTGCTGATCTCGTCCGCAACCTCCATTCCCATCAATGAATCGATGCCGAGGTCAAAAATGGACATGTCGCTGCGAAGGGAGCCAACATCGACGTCGGCAATGCGGCCAAGTAACTCGAACAGCAATTTAGAAACATCCGGCAAGTCTGGTGACAGGATTGACTCGTTGTCGACGGACGAATCTGGAGTTTGAGGTCGTGTCGTGACGGGTTCAATATCTTCAATGACCTCCTCTGATGAAATTGAGTGACGTCTCGGGGTGAACTGAGGGGATGGAATAGTAGAAGAAGCGTTTGAAGCAGGAGCAGTAATAGTAATATGCCTGGTTGGCTGTGGGGTTGCGATTGCAACAGGTCTGCTGGGTTGAGGAGGTATAAGAGTAGCCCGCTTGTTAGACTGAGGGGCTGCAACCGTGAGAGAGCCGCCGAGAGCTTGTCGTAGAGATTCAACCTGTAATTTGGAGAACGTGACGTCCAGAATGACTGCGGATAGTTGACCACTTTGTGTATCGCATACAAAAATGTCGCAAGTCGTCTCTGGGCCGTCAAGCCCGAAGAATTTGAGATATACCGCCCAAGAAGCGTTTTTACCAGACAACAAGTCAAGAGAGTCTTCAAATATGACTTGTCCCATTGCCATATTGACGAAAACCTCATTCTCCTGGATGTCTTGCAAGCCGTtcaagcagagcagaggaaCTTGGATGAAATGCTCAATGGCCTCATACTTGTTATTGAATGAAGACACTAGGTAGCCTGCGGCTTCGTTGCCTTTGGCAGACACTTCTTTGACGGACTGCCCAGATTTTGGGATTTGAAAGACGTTCAAAACACTCTTATAGACAGCTTTTCCCTTGACTGAGTCAGCTTCGTCGTCATTCGTGAGATTTTTAATAAGAGTAGTATCAATGAGTCTTCGGAAGCGAGCAAAATCCGCCTTGACTCTCTCGCTGCTGACTGAAGGAGCGGAGACAATTCCGGAAACGTAAGTTTGGCTGGAATTGGCGGTGCTAGTGATGATAAAGTTCCAAGACTGCGAATGCTTGACCCTGGTGACTGTCAGATTGAGATTATCCTCTGACTTGGCTGGTATCGGACTCTGCTGTGCTAAATATTCCACATTGTAAACATTGTTCTTTTGGGCGGGAGAATTTTGGATTGTGTCAATAGCTTTGGAAACCAGGTTCATTATCGAAGCAATGGAGCAGATTTGAACATCGAGAATGTAGTTCTCGGAGCAGATGGTTTGCCAACTCTCGCAACGAGTATTGATGCGAAATTCGCCTCCATCACTGGTCTTTTGCAGTAACTGTAGGAGTGATGCTGGCTCTGAGACTGGAACTGGAACCTCGACCGCTGGAGGGGCCAAGTCTTTCCATTCAAGCCAGAAACGAGCTTTGTCAAATTGGTATGGTGGAAGATTCAGCACTTTATACTGCTGTTGTTGGCTGTGGTGGAACGGCCAATACTGTATGGCCAAACCGAGTTCCCAAAGCTGCGCTGTCATTTCAGCTAGAGGCTCTATGGACGACGCAGACTCCAGACTCATAGACTTGATGTTGTTTGCAGATGCTTGTGTTCCGAGAGCTCGCCGTACCATGGCTGCGCCGAAGCCTGAACCAGCCTCAAGCCATGTACAGGGCCCAAGTTGTTCTGCAATCCTCTCTACTGCCTGGTGGAAGTATACTGGATCCCTCATGTGTGACGTGACGAGAGCCGGAGTGGCAGTCTCCCAAGTGCCAAGCTCGGAGCAAGTCTCTAGGGGAATCTTTGGAGACTGGAAGTTTAATTGTTCGGTAATATCTTGTAGAGGTTGGAGCAGGGGCTCTGTCAAGGAAGAGTGGAAGGCATTTGTGACTCGCAATCGTTTCGCTTGGAATGGCTGCGGTGCAGACTTCAGGAAGGCTTCTAGAGCGTCCACTGAAGAAGTACTACCTGCGATAACAAAACTTTGTGGCCCGTTATAACAAGCAATATCGAGTCCGAGATGCGCATGCTGCGCTAGAAGACTCTTTACTGTGCCCAGGTCCGCTTCGATTGCAATCATTGAGCCAGAGTCATTTCCCCAATGCTCCTGAATCAACCTAGCACGTCCAGTGATCAGTTGCAAGCCGTCATGAAGCGATAATACTCCTGATACACAGAGTGCTGTGAGTTGGCCAAAGCTGTGGCCGACAAGCTTAGCTGGTTGAAGCCCGCAGTCTATCCAAGCCATGGCACTCGCATACTGCGCACTGAATAAGATAGAGTGGAGGAGGACAACATCTTCATGTGGACCAGGCTCAAAAATGTCCGGGAAGATACTTGGAGATCCAAGTGCACGCAGCGTAGCATCGCAATCATCCAGACGCTTGCGGAAGATGGCAGAAGAGTCATAAAAGGACCGAGGAACGGTAGCCATCTTGCCAGTTTGCCCGCCAAAGTACAATACAACTGGCTGCTGTTCGATTTCATTCTTTAGAGGCTCCCTAGATATTGTTGACGAGAGAAAATCCTTGAGCTCTTGGAGCGAGGAAACCGTTGCGCATGCAGTGAATGGCAAACTGGGGTTCCTGCGGCGCCATAAGTGGTAAGCAATGCCCAATGCCAAGTCATCGCTGGCTGAGTCTGATTGGCTTATGAAACTCAGCAACTCGGAGCAATATGCTGACATGCTGGAAGGGCTGAAAGCCGTAATTGATACGGGATAGGTCGCTACCGATGTGGACGAAGATCGGCTCTTGATGTTTGGCGGCTGAGCAACGATCATTGCTGCATTGGTTCCCGAGGCGCCGTAATTATTGATGCACGCAGCTTTGAATTGAGCGTTCCATGGAACCTTGCTCGTAGCAATGGCCATTCCACTGGGTTCCATGGGTCCAATTGCTGGGTTAAGGTTCTTTAACAATGCTTGTGGCGGAATCATTCCCTTTTGCATCATTAAAATAACCTTGATAAGTCCAGATAATCCAGAAGTAGCCTCTGTATGTCCAATGTTACTCTTTAGTGAACCTAAGTAAGTTTTATCACCGTGTGGGCGAGAATGGTTGCCAAAGACGCCTCGTATGCTTCGAGACTCAATTGGATCTCCAAGGGCGGTGCCAGTTCCGTGAGCCTCGACGTACGAAATGTCATCGGCATGCATACCAGCACGCCGTAGAACCTTTCGGTACAGATTCATCTGAGTAGGCCCATGGGGTACCGTGATGGAGTGTTCGTTTGCATTCTGGTTAACGCCGGTAGCAGCGATAACTCCCATGATAGGATCACCATCTCGAATAGCGGcagagagcttcttcagcacgACAACTGCCACACCCTCTCCTCGACAATATCcatcagctgcagcatcaaaggATTTCGATGCCCCTGTCGGACTTGTGAACTGGCCACTGGCAAGGTTCTGGAAGGTATCAGGGCTGACAAAGATGTTCGTGGCCCCTGCAATGGCAGCGTTGCAGTCTCCAGTTGCAACGGCTTGGCAGGCTTGATGGATAGCTGTACCTGACGCTGCACATGCTGTGTCATACATGATGGCAGGGCCAGTCCAACCGAAGTGATGGCTGATCTTGCCTGCGATAAACGGCCGGATTGACCCGGTAAGTGAGAATGCTGAGGGTGGATGGGTCGCCACATTCTCAGCATACTCATTTGTGCATGTGGCAAAGTAGCAGCCAATGTCCCGCTCTGTCCCCGTTGTGTAGGTGTCACGGCTGAAATAGCCTGCTGACTCTAGAGCCTGGTATGTGACCTGGAGCCCCAGTCTCTGCTGAGGATCCATGAAAGTGGCTTCGCGACTGGCAACCTTGAAGAACTTGTGATCGAAAGCATCTACATCGTCAATCGTGTTGGCCTTGAACGGCCTTTCATATGATCGACGTGCGAAACGGGCATCTGGGAAACGGTCCTTGGGGAGATCACGATATAGTGTTGTCCCAGTTTCGAGAATTTGCCATAGTTGCTCCAGAGActcagctccagcaaacTTGCATGCCATTCCCGTTACGGCAACGGCTGAGTCTTCAGAGTATGGTAGGGAGGGAGATGCATCCATCTCTGGGTTTCCACCCTCCAAGGTGTCGTTCCCATTCTTGTTGCTCCAGGCATTATCCATGCCTTGGGTGGACGAGCCATGGCCCATCCCATCATGAACGGCCATTTCTGCGGGCAGCCCAGTTCAGAATGGCGTGGGTCAGCTCGTTACTCGAGACGTTTATTCCAAAATCCTTGTAACGTGTGAGATAAATAAGAACTTAAATGTTGGATGCTGGCATACGTACCAAAAAGATCGATAGTTTGGGGCTGAGAATATGTATTAGATGCTGGACATCTTGCTGAAAGCCCATACATAAACTATACAATAACAACAAAAGAGTCAATGTGGCTCAAAATAAATAGGCAAGCTTGCCTACCTGTGATTCAGGCTGCCACTTCAGACGATTTCATATCCAGTTTATATCCGGTCTATGCGAATGTGAACGTAAGGAAGCTGGCAATTAAACGAGTCTCGCGATCAGCGGTCTCTTAACTAAAAAGGGGAAGTAACACTTCCTCATCGGTCTTTTCCTAAACTCCATAGCTATGTTGGCACATGCGAAGTGACCGTAATTCGGCCGCTACAATAACAAATCACATTGTTTCACAGGCTGAAGACTGAAAATTCCTGATGGCTTTACATGGGGCTGATATCAGCGACAGGTGGTATTGCATATTTAGCAACCGGCCTAAGTGGTTGACGTGGGCCGTGTAGATTTAACCCCCGGTAAATCGGCTGCGACCTAGTGGGATGGGTTCAACGGCGCTAATTGTCAAGCACTGTGTGCTTTTCTCGGGGTTTTGATCCTATCCTGCTCTATCATGCTCTGAGATACAGGGTCCTGATCACCGTTGAAGTCTCTCGCCAGGGCCAGGAACCCGGCAAATACTAGCCTCATGT of the Trichoderma breve strain T069 chromosome 4, whole genome shotgun sequence genome contains:
- a CDS encoding methyltransferase domain-containing protein, with protein sequence MAVHDGMGHGSSTQGMDNAWSNKNGNDTLEGGNPEMDASPSLPYSEDSAVAVTGMACKFAGAESLEQLWQILETGTTLYRDLPKDRFPDARFARRSYERPFKANTIDDVDAFDHKFFKVASREATFMDPQQRLGLQVTYQALESAGYFSRDTYTTGTERDIGCYFATCTNEYAENVATHPPSAFSLTGSIRPFIAGKISHHFGWTGPAIMYDTACAASGTAIHQACQAVATGDCNAAIAGATNIFVSPDTFQNLASGQFTSPTGASKSFDAAADGYCRGEGVAVVVLKKLSAAIRDGDPIMGVIAATGVNQNANEHSITVPHGPTQMNLYRKVLRRAGMHADDISYVEAHGTGTALGDPIESRSIRGVFGNHSRPHGDKTYLGSLKSNIGHTEATSGLSGLIKVILMMQKGMIPPQALLKNLNPAIGPMEPSGMAIATSKVPWNAQFKAACINNYGASGTNAAMIVAQPPNIKSRSSSTSVATYPVSITAFSPSSMSAYCSELLSFISQSDSASDDLALGIAYHLWRRRNPSLPFTACATVSSLQELKDFLSSTISREPLKNEIEQQPVVLYFGGQTGKMATVPRSFYDSSAIFRKRLDDCDATLRALGSPSIFPDIFEPGPHEDVVLLHSILFSAHFGQLTALCVSGVLSLHDGLQLITGRARLIQEHWGNDSGSMIAIEADLGTVKSLLAQHAHLGLDIACYNGPQSFVIAGSTSSVDALEAFLKSAPQPFQAKRLRVTNAFHSSLTEPLLQPLQDITEQLNFQSPKIPLETCSELGTWETATPALVTSHMRDPVYFHQAVERIAEQLGPCTWLEAGSGFGAAMVRRALGTQASANNIKSMSLESASSIEPLAEMTAQLWELARFWLEWKDLAPPAVEVPVPVSEPASLLQLLQKTSDGGEFRINTRCESWQTICSENYILDVQICSIASIMNLVSKAIDTIQNSPAQKNNVYNVEYLAQQSPIPAKSEDNLNLTVTRVKHSQSWNFIITSTANSSQTYVSGIVSAPSVSSERVKADFARFRRLIDTTLIKNLTNDDEADSVKGKAVYKSVLNVFQIPKSGQSVKEVSAKGNEAAGYLVSSFNNKYEAIEHFIQVPLLCLNGLQDIQENEVFVNMAMGQVIFEDSLDLLSGKNASWAVYLKFFGLDGPETTCDIFVCDTQSGQLSAVILDVTFSKLQVESLRQALGGSLTVAAPQSNKRATLIPPQPSRPVAIATPQPTRHITITAPASNASSTIPSPQFTPRRHSISSEEVIEDIEPVTTRPQTPDSSVDNESILSPDLPDVSKLLFELLGRIADVDVGSLRSDMSIFDLGIDSLMGMEVADEISKVFSIKIGVREFESAHNVGALCKLIADRTSGFSYNSDVSSRSPSDVPDTTGSKNTTLTSATSSMKLSGHEDPRPTKELSTAAHKAFDLIREEFDVIAQETGCDKFCSEIHPSQASLIVAYITEAFAKLGCDLSAINAGQKIPDIPHLPRNEKLMAQLMRALRDDGLLTQVHNDWVRTSKAVALQPTSSERYDRIIAEFPQFAPEHKLLHVVGSKLDECLSGELDPLVLLFGSPEKRKLMADQYLIAPIQASVSQQLVSFIKTCFGSQTLRQTVRVLEIGGGTCGTTLPAVNAFAQLGISVEYTFTDISSSFITAAKSKLREHTFVKFRTLDITQDPSADIKGYFDMIIATNVMHATPDVCKSSSNARQLLRPGGFLTLVEYTWRNYYLLDVIFGQLDGWWLFNDGRDHATMDVSDWKKTLLRAGFGEVDWTEGQTEESKICRIILAY